A single window of Psychromonas ingrahamii 37 DNA harbors:
- a CDS encoding VIT1/CCC1 transporter family protein, with amino-acid sequence MSNDEEHKSHRVGWLRAAVLGANDGVVSTASLIIGIAAAGTGQENILIAGAAGLVAGAMSMAAGEYVSVSSQADTENADLALEKKSLQDNFSSEKVELAQIYQDRGLDPLLAEQVAEQLMAHDALGAHARDEIGISDTASAKPIQAAICSAGAFTIGAALPLFVAWTTPENFLIFAVAVFSLTFLAVLGGLAAQTGGASIRVGAFRVIFWGALAMGLTAAVGTIFGVRV; translated from the coding sequence ATGAGTAATGATGAAGAGCATAAGTCACATCGCGTTGGTTGGTTGCGAGCTGCTGTTTTAGGGGCAAATGACGGTGTTGTGTCAACGGCGAGCCTTATCATCGGTATAGCTGCAGCTGGCACTGGCCAAGAAAACATTCTTATTGCTGGTGCGGCTGGTCTCGTCGCAGGTGCGATGTCTATGGCTGCTGGTGAATACGTGTCTGTTAGTTCTCAAGCTGATACAGAGAACGCCGATTTGGCGCTTGAAAAAAAATCACTACAAGACAATTTTTCTTCTGAAAAAGTAGAGTTAGCTCAAATATACCAAGACAGAGGGCTTGACCCCCTCCTTGCTGAACAGGTAGCTGAGCAGCTAATGGCTCACGACGCACTAGGTGCACATGCTAGAGATGAGATAGGTATCTCAGATACTGCTAGTGCAAAACCGATTCAAGCAGCCATTTGTTCAGCGGGTGCATTTACAATCGGTGCAGCACTGCCTTTATTTGTTGCCTGGACAACTCCTGAAAACTTCTTAATATTTGCAGTTGCAGTGTTCTCTCTTACATTTCTTGCTGTTCTAGGTGGGCTTGCGGCACAAACAGGTGGTGCGTCAATTAGAGTAGGGGCTTTTAGGGTGATTTTTTGGGGCGCACTTGCAATGGGATTGACCGCAGCAGTCGGTACTATATTTGGAGTGAGAGTTTAA
- a CDS encoding bifunctional 2-methylcitrate dehydratase/aconitate hydratase, with amino-acid sequence MSTNVESNIKPDYDQPIKDITNYVTDYAIKNDHLYDTARFCLMDTLGCGLLALRYPECSKHLGPIVRGTIVPNGARVPGTQFEMDPIKAAFDIGCIIRWLDFNDTWLAAEWGHPSDNMGGILAVADYVSRQSLASGYEPLTMKDVLTAMVKAHEIQGVLALENSFNRVGLDHVILVKIATTAVVTQMLGGGSEEIMDALSQALVDGQSLRTYRHSPNAGSRKSWAAGDATSRAVRLAMITLSGEMGYPGVLSAKNWGFYDVLFGGKEFKLQQPYGEYVMDNVLFKISYPAEFHAQTAVECAANLHHKVVNCLTEIDRVELTTHQSAIRIISKQGALHNPADRDHCLQYMVAIGLIFGDLNADHYEDEVAADGRIDTLRSKMHVIEDKSYSEDYLDPEKRSIANAIQIFFKDGSSTEKVVMEYPIGHKLRREEGIPLLQAKFERNVKTRFPDKHARTIVEICSDKQEFEAMPVNEFMDLLVI; translated from the coding sequence ATGAGTACTAATGTTGAATCAAATATTAAACCGGACTATGACCAACCCATCAAAGATATAACCAATTATGTGACCGATTATGCGATAAAAAATGACCATTTGTATGATACCGCCCGTTTTTGTTTAATGGATACTCTGGGCTGTGGTCTTTTAGCACTTAGATACCCGGAATGCAGCAAACATTTAGGACCCATAGTTCGTGGAACCATAGTGCCCAACGGTGCGCGAGTCCCGGGTACTCAATTTGAAATGGACCCCATTAAAGCTGCGTTTGATATTGGTTGTATTATCCGGTGGCTAGATTTTAATGATACCTGGTTAGCCGCTGAGTGGGGCCACCCCTCGGATAACATGGGCGGAATTTTAGCGGTTGCTGATTATGTTTCACGTCAAAGCCTGGCCAGCGGTTATGAACCACTGACTATGAAAGATGTGCTCACGGCCATGGTCAAAGCACATGAGATCCAGGGAGTGCTAGCGTTAGAGAATAGTTTTAACCGGGTAGGGCTGGACCATGTGATTTTAGTCAAGATAGCGACCACAGCGGTGGTGACTCAAATGTTGGGCGGGGGATCTGAAGAAATAATGGATGCACTTTCCCAGGCACTGGTCGATGGGCAAAGTTTGCGAACTTATCGGCACTCGCCAAATGCCGGTTCACGTAAATCCTGGGCAGCTGGTGATGCGACCAGTCGGGCAGTGCGTTTAGCGATGATCACTTTGTCGGGCGAAATGGGTTATCCGGGCGTATTAAGCGCCAAAAACTGGGGGTTTTATGACGTGTTGTTTGGCGGTAAAGAATTTAAATTGCAGCAACCTTATGGTGAATATGTCATGGATAATGTGTTATTTAAAATTTCTTATCCCGCAGAATTCCATGCTCAGACTGCGGTTGAATGTGCGGCTAACTTGCACCACAAGGTGGTCAATTGTTTAACTGAAATAGATCGCGTTGAATTAACAACACACCAATCAGCCATTCGAATTATCAGCAAACAAGGTGCGCTGCATAATCCGGCCGATCGCGATCACTGTTTGCAATACATGGTCGCCATAGGATTAATTTTTGGTGATTTAAATGCGGACCACTATGAAGATGAAGTAGCAGCTGATGGTCGTATTGATACGTTAAGATCAAAAATGCATGTCATTGAAGATAAGTCTTACAGTGAGGATTATCTCGACCCTGAAAAACGCAGCATAGCTAACGCAATTCAAATTTTCTTTAAAGATGGCAGCAGCACAGAAAAAGTGGTAATGGAATATCCGATTGGTCATAAACTTCGCAGAGAAGAAGGGATCCCGTTGCTACAAGCCAAATTTGAACGTAATGTTAAAACACGATTCCCTGATAAACATGCAAGGACAATAGTGGAAATCTGCAGTGACAAGCAAGAGTTCGAAGCAATGCCGGTAAATGAATTTATGGATTTGCTGGTTATTTGA
- a CDS encoding GFA family protein, with amino-acid sequence MKINGRCHCGEVVYSAEIDENKVVNCHCTDCQVMSSGPFRSVVMSLPNAVTFSATQPKEYIKTAESGNKRAQGFCANCGTSLYATSVGEGNKVYGLRLGAIEQREQLIPKAQIWCRSAAPWLKELNSITAFDTVPPAK; translated from the coding sequence ATGAAAATTAACGGACGCTGCCATTGTGGTGAAGTTGTATACAGTGCAGAAATAGATGAAAATAAAGTAGTAAATTGTCATTGCACAGATTGCCAAGTGATGTCGAGTGGGCCTTTTCGTAGTGTGGTAATGTCATTACCTAATGCGGTTACTTTTAGCGCGACGCAGCCCAAAGAATACATAAAAACGGCTGAAAGTGGTAATAAACGAGCCCAAGGTTTTTGTGCTAACTGCGGTACGTCACTCTATGCAACCTCGGTAGGTGAAGGCAATAAAGTTTATGGCTTACGGCTAGGCGCGATAGAGCAACGAGAGCAGCTTATCCCTAAAGCACAAATATGGTGTCGCTCTGCTGCACCATGGCTTAAAGAATTAAATAGTATTACAGCATTTGATACTGTACCACCGGCAAAATAA
- a CDS encoding MFS transporter has protein sequence MHPVLPTRSIFSSAILILGILFIAANLRGPITGIGPVLDQIIESFALSAPQAGMLTTLPLLAFAIASPMATSLAKKQGLEISLFVALVLIGLGLSSRLIDSAVVLYIGTAVIGAGIAIGNVLLPSLIKRDFPHKVAVMTSAYVLAMGIFAGSYSALLIPLAAYKEIGWQIALASYGLVTLISLLVWLPQLKLHTKPTRDITQPDTQGKIWHHALAWHITLCLGLNSFFTYVMIAWLPNILMEGGLDAQQAGVLHGAFQLASAVPGIVLIPLLGKLKDQRLLALGLALIGCFCSLGLLYLPNYAFIWSTTLGFCAGAIFILGLSYISLRTHHSGQASSLSGMAQCVGYLLAAIGPMFAGSLHTHFESWAPVLWLCALASLLCGVFGYLGGRNITLSESL, from the coding sequence GTGCATCCAGTTTTGCCTACCCGCTCTATTTTCTCATCTGCTATTTTGATCCTTGGTATTTTATTTATCGCCGCTAATCTACGTGGACCAATAACAGGTATTGGACCAGTACTTGATCAAATTATTGAGAGCTTTGCATTAAGCGCTCCTCAAGCGGGTATGCTAACCACTTTGCCATTACTCGCATTTGCTATCGCCTCGCCAATGGCAACGAGCTTAGCTAAAAAGCAAGGCCTTGAAATATCACTGTTTGTTGCGTTAGTGCTGATTGGTTTAGGGCTGAGTTCCCGGCTGATAGATTCTGCTGTTGTGCTTTATATTGGTACTGCCGTCATTGGGGCCGGAATTGCCATTGGTAATGTATTGTTACCGAGTTTAATTAAGCGTGATTTTCCGCATAAAGTCGCGGTAATGACCTCTGCCTATGTACTCGCTATGGGGATTTTTGCTGGTAGTTATTCTGCCTTACTTATTCCTTTAGCCGCCTATAAAGAAATAGGTTGGCAAATTGCTTTAGCCAGTTACGGATTAGTGACGCTAATAAGTCTCCTTGTTTGGTTACCGCAATTAAAGTTACATACCAAACCAACTAGAGATATTACTCAACCGGATACCCAGGGTAAAATTTGGCATCATGCTTTGGCGTGGCATATTACTTTGTGTTTGGGTCTTAATTCATTTTTTACTTATGTGATGATTGCTTGGTTACCTAATATATTAATGGAGGGCGGCCTCGATGCACAGCAAGCTGGCGTGCTGCATGGTGCATTTCAACTCGCCTCTGCTGTGCCCGGAATTGTACTTATTCCGCTATTAGGAAAATTAAAAGATCAACGTTTACTTGCCCTGGGATTGGCGTTAATTGGGTGCTTTTGTTCATTAGGGTTACTGTATTTACCAAATTATGCTTTTATATGGTCAACCACTTTAGGCTTTTGTGCCGGGGCAATTTTTATTTTAGGACTGTCATATATTAGTTTACGCACACATCACTCAGGCCAAGCCTCATCGCTGTCGGGTATGGCGCAGTGCGTAGGTTACTTACTTGCTGCTATCGGCCCCATGTTTGCAGGATCTTTGCATACTCACTTTGAAAGCTGGGCACCTGTACTGTGGTTATGTGCTTTAGCAAGTCTGCTCTGTGGTGTGTTTGGTTATTTAGGCGGGCGTAACATTACTTTGAGCGAGTCACTTTAA
- the zapE gene encoding cell division protein ZapE, producing the protein MPDGSSSTLTVNSPLGVYQAQLGSKLVDDPSQLQAIIALDALFSQLNQQSTTSPGPIKGLYLWGDVGRGKTFLMDLFYDCLPQEGKLRLHFHHFMARIHHALKEHAGQQDPLVLIAKDLAKECHILCFDEFFVSDIGDAMILAGLFASLFKQGVVLVATSNIPIERLYENGLARHKFLPCIALLQQHTQMLHLDGEQDHRLHQLDVQQNETGFITPSRHVGMTGEMDFSAVFSELTQATPSAKTNHSSINICHREITVVCATDSNIPNSIVWFDFYALCDGPRSQLDYMEIATRFNTVMISGVPQLGGQVRGWIKARGTEDGIGDNQATSTGERILSYAANDDMARRFISLIDELYEQKVRPYLSCDVPFAELYLEGALIFEFRRTYSRLIEMSQG; encoded by the coding sequence ATGCCTGATGGGTCAAGCAGTACACTGACAGTTAACTCCCCACTTGGCGTATATCAAGCGCAATTGGGTAGCAAGCTTGTTGACGATCCCTCACAACTACAAGCAATAATTGCTCTGGATGCACTGTTTAGCCAATTAAATCAGCAAAGTACAACGTCACCCGGGCCCATTAAAGGGCTTTACCTGTGGGGCGACGTGGGACGGGGTAAAACATTTTTAATGGACTTGTTTTATGATTGCTTGCCACAGGAAGGCAAACTGAGACTGCACTTTCATCATTTTATGGCACGCATTCATCACGCCCTCAAAGAGCATGCAGGTCAACAAGATCCTTTGGTGCTCATTGCCAAAGACCTGGCTAAAGAATGCCATATATTGTGTTTTGATGAGTTTTTTGTTTCCGACATTGGCGATGCCATGATACTGGCAGGTTTGTTTGCATCTTTGTTTAAACAAGGGGTGGTGTTAGTCGCTACGTCGAATATACCCATCGAGCGTTTATATGAAAATGGCTTAGCCCGGCATAAATTTTTGCCCTGCATTGCCCTGCTACAACAACATACGCAAATGTTGCATCTGGACGGTGAGCAAGATCACCGCTTACATCAACTAGATGTACAACAAAATGAAACTGGGTTTATCACCCCATCCAGGCATGTGGGAATGACTGGGGAAATGGATTTTTCAGCTGTTTTTTCTGAACTAACGCAAGCCACTCCCTCAGCAAAAACCAACCATAGCAGCATCAACATCTGCCACCGTGAGATCACTGTGGTTTGCGCCACTGACAGCAATATTCCAAACTCAATTGTGTGGTTCGACTTTTACGCTTTGTGTGATGGCCCCCGTTCGCAACTTGACTATATGGAAATTGCCACTCGCTTTAATACTGTGATGATAAGTGGTGTACCGCAATTAGGTGGCCAGGTACGGGGATGGATTAAGGCCCGTGGCACCGAAGATGGCATAGGTGATAACCAGGCTACCAGCACTGGTGAGCGTATATTATCTTATGCGGCTAATGACGATATGGCCCGGCGTTTTATCAGCCTAATTGATGAGTTATATGAGCAAAAAGTAAGGCCCTATTTAAGCTGTGATGTGCCATTTGCCGAGCTTTATTTAGAAGGCGCACTGATATTTGAATTTCGCCGCACGTATAGTCGCCTGATTGAAATGAGTCAGGGCTAA
- a CDS encoding FAD-dependent oxidoreductase gives MVNSQKSKKIAIIGGGIAGASVALYLSEIGLEVSLFEKGTSLVNGPPICHLHAGGNLYREIPDSQCVTLLKESIETLRLFPDSIDYRPTVIAVPKRDSGDALALLPRLKMLTQEYEQLIQQDASNEVLGAPKDYYRLFELEEMQKLAKLDEVAVPSTSEEWMIPIAKHVDLSTLKFPLVLVQEFGWNVFRLGASAALSLEKNPKSKILLKTKVNQLTHTEGKGWKVFFEQNQQESVEYFDYIINAAGFKSGEIDDAAGFHKQRIVEFKAAYVTQWEGTGSFWPEVIFHGERGTPHGMAQFTPYPDNVIQLHGMTEEITLFDEGLIANDKNSAQPKLGKSFLDKIYKGWSLDEVKLRTERAIDYMAEFIPSFSRAKVTDVPLFGAQQIPGDDANLRAAGVSFEDNNYARCEIVKASSVLTCADEITKRLITLGYVNKSVQGCREFAITNSISDEAITQRALTYTKQRGYPSGLAYRNIKQTFNQTELQVSFA, from the coding sequence ATGGTAAATTCACAAAAAAGTAAAAAAATCGCAATTATAGGTGGCGGCATAGCAGGGGCTTCTGTTGCTTTATATTTAAGTGAAATAGGACTTGAAGTCAGCTTGTTTGAAAAAGGAACAAGCTTAGTCAATGGTCCTCCTATTTGTCATTTGCATGCTGGTGGTAACTTATATCGTGAAATACCCGATAGCCAATGTGTCACCTTACTAAAAGAGTCTATTGAAACGCTGCGTTTATTTCCTGACTCTATTGATTACCGTCCGACAGTCATTGCTGTCCCTAAAAGAGACAGTGGGGATGCGCTTGCATTATTACCTCGTTTAAAAATGCTAACACAGGAATATGAACAACTCATTCAGCAAGATGCTAGTAATGAAGTGCTGGGCGCACCGAAAGATTATTATCGTTTATTTGAATTAGAAGAGATGCAAAAATTAGCAAAGCTCGATGAAGTCGCAGTACCTAGTACATCAGAAGAGTGGATGATTCCGATTGCTAAGCATGTTGATTTATCAACCCTTAAATTTCCATTAGTACTGGTGCAAGAATTTGGTTGGAATGTATTTCGATTGGGTGCAAGTGCTGCATTATCATTAGAAAAGAATCCGAAAAGCAAAATCCTGCTGAAGACTAAAGTTAATCAGTTAACGCACACAGAAGGTAAAGGTTGGAAAGTGTTTTTTGAGCAAAACCAACAAGAATCCGTTGAATATTTTGATTACATAATTAATGCCGCAGGTTTTAAAAGCGGTGAAATAGACGACGCAGCAGGTTTTCACAAGCAACGTATTGTCGAGTTCAAGGCTGCTTATGTAACGCAATGGGAAGGAACTGGTAGCTTTTGGCCTGAAGTTATTTTTCACGGTGAGCGGGGCACACCTCATGGGATGGCACAGTTTACACCTTATCCAGACAACGTAATACAATTGCACGGTATGACTGAAGAAATCACCTTATTTGATGAAGGACTTATTGCGAATGATAAAAACAGTGCGCAACCTAAGCTAGGCAAGTCTTTTTTAGATAAAATTTATAAAGGCTGGTCTTTGGATGAAGTTAAACTACGCACTGAGCGAGCTATTGATTATATGGCGGAGTTTATACCTAGTTTCTCGAGAGCAAAGGTAACTGATGTTCCATTATTCGGCGCGCAACAAATACCTGGTGATGATGCAAACCTTCGCGCTGCAGGTGTTTCATTTGAAGACAATAACTATGCACGTTGTGAAATAGTCAAAGCCTCTTCAGTCTTAACCTGCGCTGATGAAATAACAAAACGGTTAATTACATTAGGTTATGTTAATAAATCGGTTCAAGGTTGCAGAGAGTTTGCAATTACTAACTCTATTAGTGATGAGGCAATTACCCAACGCGCTTTAACCTATACCAAACAACGTGGGTATCCAAGTGGATTAGCTTATCGAAATATTAAACAAACGTTTAA